From a region of the Campylobacter showae genome:
- a CDS encoding DUF4214 domain-containing protein: MAVTQAQVAQLYVALFNRAAEGEGLRNWMADGVNKTMAQVADTMLQAPAVKTYFNGAIDNDRDFVEMIYKNILGKDYTQDPNGIDSWVLHLQLGHTRGETLVKLFEVAQSDIARAADPVAAKVFENKIAISEYVSQRIGNVDKDEEGNYNYTLFKQIISETNANNLAHQKRLVDDAVKVNFTTNVDDIKGNNSDNIFETVVSGFMGKNTFQAADKLDGQGGNDTLKVSLDTNFTGLTTGSVKNIENLEITNTSNAVRYFNMNNMEDVQNVVMIGDYASRLTNEAKIVTLSANDIKRGEIAIVYNPSTVAGSNDSQELVLENVGNKTDDLVSNPAYNYYKNHVGVKFDGIENLNITTRTQESYIKDVNNKNITVKGNVNLDINTGADVESLDASGFTGNLTAGLKTSTQLKSVKGGSGKDLFKFNGIAGANPDLVIDGGANDDSIEFEDLSGTRRLNSSNVENVTFVKDNNGTIDLANAQDVKSVTVVENNNTVNVTNSAITTLNIDTDYVENTRVNVTTATLDTINFTDRDLSTYRVPNFATTKQIVANSATKLTMNIDKYSNVSDLGGGEQSLEATSLKTLNMNIEKSADKTKYSVDSFRLIDTASLETINYVNEGKDFELRVNNTLQALDKLATLNVKTASSFNIKDLNTSNEAHLRNISEISLQGIIKSDDTTDSDVVLGNLGHNSSLHGINLTAKQLGVLTVGNVITNTQINARFNVNLEDIRDNATIGNIKSGNTVIIAKTLAKDLTIGNMDADTIATESTDNVRMAIFDVEGGVDIGNIVNLSSLDGDYRNIKKAFDLGDISNSKEKSAILLNFLNMKDSVTVGSTGIEASEIKIVAKNVEKTFKVVDIDLMATPTNGKAHEANLSLDGIKDAVTIGNISNLNSLNGDFKNLGDKINIGNISGTQIDSTATLKFTNVKDSVTVGTFGNGDQNEGTTYTVTADKLAKELNVGAIAIKESPNFYDIHKSAVNITSGVTEGIVNIGNIDTGADSKVTVDLSKSLQANTIGNIKGGEIVYKSSAITASAAVTLEAASKDKINVDSKIDVTGSVGQDEFVFKSTADAKTFTVTGTLGDGEDKYTLDLVASNNLKTVNLGGLKGVEHGIIDLTTIMTVNKKSLSLVATDGKDEITVGAITVAGTTEKPNVVTIDGGRGVDTFKLDAAVTDANASKYVSLVNIEKGDKIELGTVSEWAKYTATDLNAEDTLKDAVNKVLTDAAATVTNKVWAFTYKNDTYLVKDADGARTALTASDNLVKLAGQNIEDLNPFLDSGTFTI, encoded by the coding sequence ATGGCAGTAACACAAGCACAAGTTGCACAGCTTTACGTAGCGTTATTTAATCGTGCGGCAGAAGGAGAAGGCCTTAGAAACTGGATGGCCGACGGCGTCAACAAAACTATGGCGCAAGTTGCCGACACTATGCTTCAAGCCCCTGCAGTAAAAACGTATTTTAACGGCGCTATCGACAATGATAGAGATTTTGTAGAGATGATTTATAAAAACATCTTAGGCAAAGACTATACTCAGGATCCAAACGGTATAGACTCATGGGTTCTTCACCTACAACTAGGCCACACTAGAGGCGAAACGCTAGTTAAATTATTTGAAGTAGCGCAGTCTGATATAGCAAGAGCCGCAGACCCTGTAGCTGCTAAAGTATTTGAAAACAAGATAGCTATATCTGAATACGTTTCTCAAAGAATAGGCAACGTAGATAAAGACGAAGAAGGCAACTATAACTATACTCTATTCAAGCAAATCATCAGCGAGACAAACGCCAACAACCTAGCTCACCAAAAAAGACTAGTTGATGACGCCGTAAAAGTAAATTTTACTACAAACGTAGACGATATCAAAGGTAATAATAGCGATAATATTTTTGAAACCGTTGTAAGCGGCTTTATGGGTAAAAATACTTTCCAGGCAGCAGACAAGCTTGACGGTCAAGGCGGTAACGATACATTGAAAGTATCACTTGATACGAACTTTACAGGCCTAACTACCGGTAGTGTTAAAAATATCGAAAATCTTGAAATTACAAACACTTCAAATGCTGTTAGATATTTCAATATGAACAACATGGAAGATGTTCAAAACGTAGTTATGATAGGCGACTATGCTTCAAGACTAACAAATGAAGCAAAAATCGTAACCTTGTCTGCCAACGATATCAAAAGAGGCGAGATAGCGATAGTGTACAACCCAAGCACCGTTGCCGGCTCAAACGACTCTCAAGAGCTAGTACTAGAAAACGTAGGTAATAAAACGGACGATCTAGTTTCAAACCCTGCTTACAATTACTATAAAAATCACGTAGGCGTTAAATTTGACGGTATTGAAAATCTAAACATCACCACAAGAACCCAAGAGAGCTATATCAAAGATGTAAATAATAAAAACATAACCGTGAAAGGAAATGTAAATTTAGACATTAACACCGGTGCAGACGTGGAGAGCTTAGATGCTTCAGGCTTTACCGGAAATTTGACGGCCGGACTAAAAACTTCTACTCAGCTAAAGAGCGTAAAAGGCGGTAGCGGTAAGGATCTATTTAAATTTAACGGTATAGCAGGAGCAAATCCTGATCTAGTCATAGACGGTGGCGCTAACGATGATAGCATAGAGTTTGAGGACCTGTCTGGAACTAGAAGATTAAACTCAAGCAACGTAGAAAACGTAACATTTGTAAAGGACAACAATGGCACTATAGACCTAGCTAATGCCCAAGACGTGAAGTCTGTAACGGTCGTAGAGAATAATAACACCGTAAATGTTACAAATTCAGCGATCACTACTTTAAACATTGACACTGATTATGTAGAGAATACAAGGGTAAACGTAACTACAGCTACTTTAGATACTATAAATTTCACCGATCGCGACTTGAGTACTTACCGTGTGCCAAATTTTGCGACTACAAAGCAAATAGTTGCCAATAGCGCTACCAAGCTTACTATGAACATAGACAAATACTCAAATGTGAGCGACTTGGGCGGCGGTGAGCAGTCTTTGGAGGCTACTAGCTTAAAGACTCTAAACATGAACATAGAAAAATCAGCAGACAAGACCAAGTATAGCGTCGATAGCTTTAGACTAATCGATACAGCATCTCTCGAGACTATAAACTATGTAAATGAGGGTAAGGATTTTGAACTACGAGTAAACAATACGCTCCAAGCACTTGATAAACTAGCCACATTAAACGTAAAAACTGCTTCTAGCTTTAACATAAAAGATTTGAACACAAGCAACGAGGCTCATTTGAGAAATATCTCCGAAATCAGTCTTCAAGGTATTATCAAATCTGACGATACAACTGACTCTGATGTTGTTTTGGGTAACTTGGGTCACAACAGCTCGCTTCACGGCATAAATTTGACAGCCAAACAGCTCGGTGTCCTAACTGTAGGTAACGTAATAACCAATACTCAAATAAACGCTAGATTTAACGTAAATTTAGAAGATATTAGAGACAATGCAACTATTGGCAATATAAAATCAGGTAATACTGTAATAATCGCCAAAACTTTAGCAAAAGACCTAACTATAGGCAATATGGATGCCGATACTATCGCTACAGAGAGTACCGATAACGTGAGAATGGCTATATTTGACGTCGAAGGAGGAGTAGATATAGGAAACATCGTAAACCTAAGCTCTCTTGACGGCGACTATAGAAATATCAAAAAGGCATTTGATTTGGGAGATATCTCGAATTCAAAGGAAAAATCCGCAATATTGCTAAATTTCTTGAATATGAAAGATAGCGTAACCGTCGGTAGTACTGGTATAGAGGCTAGCGAAATAAAAATCGTAGCGAAAAATGTAGAAAAAACTTTTAAAGTAGTAGATATTGATCTAATGGCAACCCCTACCAACGGTAAAGCTCATGAGGCCAATCTATCGCTAGATGGCATCAAAGATGCCGTAACTATAGGCAACATCTCAAATCTAAATTCGCTAAACGGCGACTTTAAAAATTTGGGCGATAAGATTAATATCGGCAACATCAGCGGAACCCAGATAGACTCTACCGCTACGCTTAAATTTACTAATGTAAAAGATTCCGTGACCGTAGGTACTTTTGGCAATGGCGACCAAAACGAAGGCACTACATATACAGTAACAGCCGATAAACTAGCAAAAGAGTTAAATGTAGGTGCTATAGCTATAAAAGAGTCACCAAACTTCTATGACATTCATAAGAGTGCGGTAAACATTACCTCTGGTGTAACAGAAGGCATAGTAAACATAGGCAATATCGACACCGGCGCAGACTCAAAGGTAACGGTAGATCTAAGCAAATCTCTACAAGCTAACACCATAGGAAATATCAAGGGTGGTGAGATCGTTTATAAAAGCTCTGCTATAACAGCCAGCGCAGCTGTAACCTTAGAGGCGGCTTCAAAAGATAAGATAAACGTAGACTCGAAGATAGATGTAACCGGCTCTGTTGGACAAGATGAATTTGTGTTTAAATCAACTGCGGATGCTAAAACATTTACGGTAACCGGAACCCTAGGCGATGGCGAGGATAAATATACTCTTGATCTAGTCGCTTCAAATAATCTAAAAACAGTAAATTTGGGTGGACTAAAAGGCGTTGAGCACGGCATTATCGACTTAACAACCATAATGACCGTAAACAAGAAATCTCTAAGCTTGGTAGCAACGGACGGTAAAGATGAGATCACTGTCGGTGCGATAACAGTTGCAGGCACTACGGAAAAACCTAACGTAGTTACTATTGATGGCGGTAGAGGCGTAGATACATTTAAGTTAGATGCCGCAGTAACTGACGCAAATGCCAGCAAATACGTATCTCTAGTCAATATCGAAAAAGGCGACAAGATAGAGCTAGGTACTGTAAGCGAGTGGGCTAAATATACAGCTACGGATCTAAATGCGGAAGATACACTAAAAGATGCTGTAAATAAAGTCTTGACTGATGCTGCTGCTACTGTAACTAATAAGGTATGGGCATTTACTTATAAAAATGATACATACTTAGTAAAAGATGCTGATGGTGCAAGGACGGCTCTTACGGCTAGCGACAATCTAGTAAAACTAGCGGGCCAAAATATCGAAGACCTAAATCCGTTCTTGGATAGCGGAACATTCACGATCTAA
- the gmd gene encoding GDP-mannose 4,6-dehydratase, producing the protein MKKAIITGVGGQDGAYLARYLIDLGYEVYGGYRRAVSPNFWRLNELGLLNEPNFHLVEFELTDPFNILSAVNELRPEEIYNLAAQSFVGVSFKEPFHTANATGIGALNILEAIKTVDKSIKFYQASTSEMFGKVQAVPQSETTPFYPRSPYGVAKLYAHFITVNYQESYGIFASSGILFNHESPLRGLEFVTRKITNTAAKIALKKAKTLELGNLDAKRDWGYAKEYVEGMHAMLQAPAPDTFVLATGVTTTVRDFVKLSFEALDIGIKFEGEGINEVGLNDKGDVIVKINPAFFRPAEVDLLIGDASKAKQKLGWSAKTDLKGLCDMMIKSDLRRIEAGFEF; encoded by the coding sequence ATGAAAAAAGCTATAATCACGGGCGTCGGAGGCCAAGACGGCGCGTATCTGGCTAGATATCTGATCGATCTAGGATACGAGGTCTACGGCGGATACAGGCGAGCGGTGAGCCCGAATTTTTGGCGATTAAACGAGCTAGGCCTTTTAAACGAGCCAAATTTTCATTTGGTGGAGTTTGAGCTAACCGACCCATTTAACATCCTAAGCGCCGTTAATGAACTAAGACCCGAGGAAATTTACAACCTAGCCGCTCAAAGCTTCGTGGGCGTTAGTTTTAAAGAGCCGTTTCACACCGCAAACGCTACGGGCATCGGCGCGCTAAATATACTAGAGGCGATAAAGACGGTCGATAAAAGCATCAAATTTTATCAAGCCAGCACATCCGAGATGTTTGGCAAAGTCCAAGCCGTCCCGCAAAGCGAAACCACGCCCTTTTATCCGCGTTCGCCGTACGGAGTGGCAAAGCTTTATGCGCATTTTATCACGGTAAATTACCAAGAAAGCTATGGTATTTTCGCCTCAAGCGGCATTTTATTTAATCACGAAAGTCCGCTAAGAGGGCTTGAGTTCGTCACGAGAAAAATCACGAATACGGCCGCAAAAATCGCCCTAAAAAAGGCTAAGACCTTGGAGCTAGGCAACCTAGACGCAAAGCGCGACTGGGGCTATGCCAAAGAATACGTCGAAGGTATGCACGCAATGCTACAAGCTCCGGCCCCCGATACTTTCGTACTAGCTACCGGAGTAACGACCACGGTTAGGGATTTTGTAAAGCTTAGCTTTGAAGCGCTAGATATCGGAATAAAATTCGAGGGCGAAGGCATAAACGAAGTCGGACTAAACGACAAAGGCGACGTGATCGTAAAGATAAATCCGGCATTTTTTAGACCCGCGGAGGTCGATCTGCTAATAGGCGACGCCTCAAAAGCCAAGCAAAAGCTCGGTTGGAGCGCAAAGACTGATCTAAAGGGACTTTGCGATATGATGATAAAATCCGATCTAAGGCGCATCGAGGCGGGATTTGAGTTCTAA
- a CDS encoding surface layer protein SapB11: MAVTQAQVAQLYVALFNRAPEGAGFNAWVAAGANKTQAQLAQLMLESPAALAYYGNTIDSDRGYIETIYKNILGKDYTQDPNGIDSWVLHLQLGHSRGETLVKLFEVATSDIAKAADPVAAKIFENKTAISAYMAEKIPNIQTDSSGNYDYGIFQEIIRTTTATNLDEQKAKIDALANATVHTLNNTAETLTGSAGVDIYSAVVSSFADKNTLGVEDKIDGGAGNDMLNVKIDDSFTGFTTGYAKNIEGLNLVNTSNSQRVFNADKVEGLQSVSTHGANGVRVTNLSNIVDLTVIDQKDSTEVGIAYNTDLVKGNNDAQNLILNNVGRVTPDTEADSHKNSLKVKFNGIETLNITTRENASYIKEVENKFITVKGEADLTISTKDKNPDAPFKDFVNSLDASALIGNLTADLTESAYYTSIKSGNGNDTIKVGKLESNSVSIDMGAGNDTLQIEKVDALKQIKLKGVDNIEIFDKNDNVSALDLTGQTDVKSLKVGQLDQTLVVTSSSITTVNLTDKVDAKAASAGNGHGILHINDKFVDTINYAIDNVTTPQDLIGKVRVSESKNLTVNLDKSVKTVNGNLTDNAASVIEAPKATTINVNVNMVENSGLSLRNIHELKTINLTNNNPKKFTFDIHEDARVKTLNIATLGALDVLNNGLKYISEINVKGLANMPVASLVELHNLGSIDSENGVKLNVNDLVTVYQGSSHVTALKVGDVTTKKTTNAGANFNFKNVTNDIEVNKFDVGGEITFVANKIGNIKIADEIKSKNSGATFDISDSRFNVEISSGNGIDVKNDVNFTAKDVTGKVSIANIKAENVNISLTNIKGQNETSAVGIGDINGNYVKNVNITLKDVLKDVKVGTLDLKSAAVIDGKIKVKESTSINIDAGNTKGIVDLGNTGPVSADSVTVDLSKTIGANKFASIVADTVVYKGSTQTPLSTDVNITMKQDINSKDFVANITTSAQADKLVVTAATKFSLVNGSERVDGNDLKTATISGDMGTDATDEYTFDDTNAEKLTKIDFSGLKNVEKGTITNTASKVIEDIKATDGDDTITLAGDQKAAKISIDAGEGENTIKTGTFLTPGHADADPKGQNITIKSGSGNDTFDVSASVIGAGFDSANESHTRLVTIDKINVGDKIKFAGGTTAIEKVTLNANGNAQDNFALAAKLGGFFDGPTNNQAGKIYAYSYLNDTYLVYNAAAGDTDFGAGDTIVKLSGVNIANLNTTVNAGEVTINAF; the protein is encoded by the coding sequence ATGGCAGTAACACAAGCACAAGTTGCACAGCTTTACGTAGCGTTATTTAATCGTGCCCCTGAAGGCGCGGGCTTTAACGCATGGGTGGCGGCGGGAGCCAATAAAACCCAAGCTCAGCTAGCCCAGCTAATGCTAGAGTCCCCTGCGGCTTTGGCATACTATGGAAATACGATAGATAGCGATAGAGGCTACATCGAAACAATATATAAAAACATCCTGGGCAAAGACTATACTCAAGATCCAAACGGTATCGATTCGTGGGTTTTGCACCTTCAGCTAGGTCACAGTAGAGGTGAAACTCTAGTTAAATTATTTGAAGTTGCAACTTCCGACATCGCAAAAGCGGCAGATCCTGTGGCGGCTAAGATTTTTGAAAACAAGACTGCTATATCTGCTTACATGGCTGAAAAAATACCAAACATTCAAACCGATAGTTCAGGCAACTATGATTATGGAATATTCCAAGAAATTATTAGAACGACCACGGCTACAAATTTGGATGAACAGAAGGCTAAAATCGATGCTTTGGCAAATGCCACCGTACATACGCTAAACAACACGGCTGAAACACTGACCGGAAGTGCAGGCGTGGATATATATAGCGCGGTCGTTAGCTCATTTGCTGATAAAAATACCCTTGGCGTTGAAGACAAGATAGACGGCGGGGCCGGCAATGATATGTTGAATGTTAAAATCGACGATAGTTTCACTGGCTTTACAACCGGATATGCTAAAAATATTGAGGGACTAAATTTAGTCAATACTTCAAATAGCCAAAGAGTATTTAATGCAGATAAGGTAGAGGGCTTGCAGTCCGTGTCTACTCATGGTGCAAACGGCGTTAGAGTAACAAATCTATCTAATATAGTTGATCTAACGGTAATAGATCAAAAAGATTCAACTGAAGTTGGTATCGCCTATAATACTGATCTAGTAAAAGGCAATAATGACGCGCAAAATTTAATCCTAAACAATGTGGGCAGAGTTACTCCGGATACGGAAGCCGACAGCCACAAAAACTCTCTTAAGGTCAAATTTAACGGTATTGAGACCTTAAACATTACGACTAGAGAAAACGCTAGTTATATAAAAGAGGTGGAAAATAAATTTATCACGGTAAAAGGCGAGGCGGATTTAACTATATCCACCAAAGATAAAAACCCAGATGCTCCATTTAAAGACTTTGTGAATAGCCTTGATGCATCGGCGCTTATTGGAAATTTGACGGCTGATTTAACCGAGTCTGCTTACTACACTAGCATCAAAAGCGGTAACGGCAATGATACGATAAAAGTAGGAAAACTTGAGTCCAACTCTGTTTCTATAGACATGGGCGCTGGCAATGATACTCTTCAGATAGAAAAAGTGGACGCATTAAAGCAAATTAAATTAAAAGGCGTTGATAATATCGAAATCTTTGATAAAAATGATAACGTGAGCGCTCTAGACTTGACTGGACAAACTGATGTTAAGAGCCTAAAAGTGGGCCAGCTTGATCAAACATTAGTTGTTACAAGTTCTAGTATAACGACTGTAAATTTAACAGACAAAGTGGATGCAAAAGCTGCTAGCGCAGGAAACGGCCACGGTATACTGCATATAAACGACAAATTTGTTGACACCATTAACTATGCGATAGATAACGTGACTACGCCTCAAGATTTAATCGGTAAAGTAAGGGTTTCTGAGTCCAAAAATCTTACTGTAAATTTAGATAAATCGGTTAAAACTGTAAATGGTAACCTTACTGATAATGCAGCCAGCGTTATTGAGGCGCCAAAGGCTACTACAATTAATGTGAATGTAAATATGGTTGAAAATTCGGGCCTTTCTCTAAGAAATATTCACGAGCTTAAGACTATAAATCTAACCAACAATAATCCTAAGAAATTTACTTTCGATATCCACGAGGATGCAAGAGTGAAAACGCTAAACATAGCTACATTGGGTGCTCTTGATGTTTTAAATAATGGCCTCAAATATATATCTGAGATAAACGTAAAAGGGCTAGCCAATATGCCTGTAGCAAGCCTAGTCGAGCTTCACAATCTTGGCTCGATAGATTCTGAAAACGGCGTAAAACTAAACGTAAATGATCTTGTTACCGTTTATCAAGGCTCAAGCCACGTAACGGCTTTAAAGGTAGGAGACGTAACTACGAAAAAGACGACAAATGCCGGTGCAAATTTTAACTTTAAAAATGTCACAAACGATATCGAAGTAAATAAATTTGACGTAGGCGGCGAGATAACTTTCGTGGCTAATAAGATCGGTAACATCAAAATAGCAGACGAAATCAAGTCTAAAAATAGCGGCGCTACATTTGATATTAGCGACTCTAGATTTAATGTCGAAATAAGCAGCGGTAACGGCATAGACGTTAAAAATGATGTAAACTTTACAGCTAAAGACGTAACAGGCAAAGTATCTATCGCGAATATAAAAGCAGAGAACGTAAATATCAGCTTAACTAATATTAAGGGTCAAAATGAGACTAGCGCGGTCGGGATAGGAGATATAAACGGCAACTACGTCAAAAACGTAAACATTACGCTAAAAGACGTATTAAAAGATGTTAAAGTCGGTACTCTAGATCTAAAAAGCGCCGCCGTTATAGATGGCAAGATAAAAGTAAAAGAAAGCACGAGCATAAACATCGACGCTGGAAACACAAAGGGTATCGTTGATCTTGGCAACACAGGACCTGTAAGTGCCGATAGCGTAACGGTAGACCTAAGTAAAACTATAGGTGCAAATAAGTTTGCCAGTATCGTGGCAGATACTGTAGTCTATAAAGGCTCTACTCAAACTCCACTTTCAACAGATGTTAACATCACTATGAAGCAAGATATCAATTCAAAAGATTTCGTTGCCAATATTACTACGTCTGCTCAGGCTGATAAGTTGGTTGTAACTGCTGCTACAAAATTCTCGCTTGTTAATGGTTCTGAAAGAGTTGACGGTAATGATCTAAAAACAGCTACTATCTCGGGCGATATGGGTACAGACGCTACCGACGAGTACACGTTTGACGATACCAATGCTGAAAAGCTAACAAAAATTGACTTTAGCGGCTTAAAAAATGTAGAGAAAGGTACTATAACAAATACTGCAAGTAAAGTTATAGAGGACATAAAAGCTACCGACGGAGACGATACTATTACTCTAGCGGGCGATCAAAAAGCTGCAAAAATTTCAATCGATGCAGGCGAAGGCGAGAATACCATTAAGACAGGAACTTTCCTAACCCCAGGTCATGCCGACGCAGATCCAAAAGGTCAAAATATAACCATCAAAAGCGGTTCAGGCAACGATACATTCGATGTTAGTGCTTCGGTTATAGGCGCAGGTTTTGATAGTGCCAACGAGTCTCATACTAGACTTGTAACCATAGATAAGATAAATGTAGGCGATAAGATCAAATTTGCCGGCGGTACCACTGCTATAGAAAAAGTAACTCTAAATGCCAACGGAAACGCACAAGATAACTTCGCTCTTGCGGCTAAACTTGGCGGATTCTTTGATGGTCCTACTAACAACCAAGCCGGTAAGATATATGCTTATTCATATCTAAATGATACGTATTTGGTATACAACGCTGCTGCAGGTGATACTGACTTTGGCGCAGGCGACACTATCGTCAAACTATCGGGCGTAAATATTGCTAACCTTAACACAACAGTTAATGCTGGTGAGGTTACTATTAACGCATTCTGA
- a CDS encoding NAD-dependent epimerase/dehydratase family protein, with the protein MSSKRVFITGIEGFTGRYLERYLCALGYEVSGSALSPSAPNHTRLDLLNKDSIKAAFGAKFDYIIHLAAVSFAMADPAEIKNANEIGTLNLLEALGSVKFEKAIFASSASVYGGGDMPMCENSPLNPQSIYAESKIFMEEQIARSGLPFIIARPFNYTGAGQSENFLIPKIVRHFKDKAHTIKLGNLTPKREYNDINDVVRIYEQLLKLEANDKIFNIGSGKAYSIEQILQILRCLSGHDIAVQSDPRFIRANDPALLVCDTAKLQNYGIVPCNGEIEKLLRSML; encoded by the coding sequence TTGAGTTCTAAGCGAGTTTTTATCACGGGGATCGAGGGCTTTACGGGTCGCTATCTGGAGCGATACCTTTGTGCGCTCGGCTACGAGGTCTCAGGCAGCGCCCTGAGCCCTAGCGCGCCTAATCATACGCGCCTTGATCTGCTTAACAAAGACAGCATAAAAGCCGCCTTTGGCGCAAAATTTGACTACATCATCCACCTGGCAGCAGTATCTTTTGCCATGGCCGATCCCGCCGAGATAAAAAACGCAAATGAAATCGGCACGCTAAATTTGCTAGAGGCTCTAGGTTCCGTTAAATTTGAAAAGGCGATCTTTGCAAGCTCGGCTAGCGTCTACGGCGGAGGAGATATGCCCATGTGCGAAAACTCTCCGCTAAATCCGCAAAGCATATATGCCGAAAGTAAAATTTTCATGGAGGAGCAGATAGCCAGAAGCGGACTGCCTTTTATCATCGCGCGCCCATTTAACTACACAGGTGCTGGACAAAGCGAAAATTTCCTCATACCAAAAATAGTGCGACATTTTAAAGATAAAGCTCATACAATAAAACTCGGAAATTTGACGCCAAAGCGCGAATATAACGACATAAACGATGTTGTGAGAATATACGAGCAACTACTAAAACTCGAAGCTAACGATAAAATTTTTAACATTGGCTCTGGTAAGGCTTATAGTATTGAGCAAATTTTACAAATTTTACGCTGCCTAAGCGGACATGATATAGCGGTGCAAAGCGATCCCCGATTTATCAGAGCAAACGATCCCGCCCTACTCGTCTGCGATACAGCAAAACTACAAAACTATGGCATAGTTCCTTGCAATGGAGAGATCGAAAAGCTACTCCGCTCTATGCTTTAG